From a single Tursiops truncatus isolate mTurTru1 chromosome 20, mTurTru1.mat.Y, whole genome shotgun sequence genomic region:
- the LOC117309535 gene encoding uncharacterized protein, whose translation MCMRCSVHPKNLCSRVSSRFRHRPSFLLGHPNHHPNSWIPDTNDENASKCCWMPPQCGWAGASTEAPWGLWMERVVGAGEAPPVTALKSQATLYSRQETSSMLRRMSKVDVVPLRLPQDSKTKTPDSDPAQVPARAQTRSPSETCSRGHAHEHTSAQTQAFSLVHPTGNTPAKAQTFSSTHPSEHAPPQAQTCSTFHSPEHTTPQAQTPSPALTPEHSPAQVHGPEHTSAHTPAQAQDQDTSHASAQSLGQTSVCTLTHAHLTYIHANTLVPLPTSAPATTPALAPTPAPVPISATTSVPGLGMALTNTQVPSTTPTPILGSIPSTLSAFSQGLSSGHVVYHDRRVKQNLFHVCLPQNSGYSRKNLLLDAASVWMGWYPLQAPRGAWSGELWYSRANTEAM comes from the exons ATGTGCATGCGCTGCTCCGTGCATCCCAAGAACCTGTGCTCAAGAGTTTCTTCCCGCTTCCGCCATCGCCCAAGCTTCCTGCTCGGGCACCCAAACCACCACCCAAACTCCTGGATACCAGACACAAATGACGAGAATGCTTCTAAGTGCTGCTGGATGCCGCCTCAGTGTGGATGGGCTGGGGCTTCCACGGAGGCTCCATGGGGACTGTGGATGGAGCGGGTAGTGGGAGCTGGGGAGGCCCCTCCGGTCACAGCCTTAAAGTCCCAAGCCACCTTGTACTCCAGGCAGGAGACATCTTCCATGCTCCGCAGGATGAGCAAGGTGGACGTGGTTCCACTCCGCCTGCCCCAAGACAGCAAGACTAAGACACCAGACTCTGACCCAGCCCAGGTCCCAGCCCGGGCCCAGACCCGCTCCCCG tCTGAGACCTGCTCCCGAGGCCACGCCCATGAGCACACTTCCGCCCAGACCCAGGCCTTCTCCCTAGTGCACCCCACTGGGAACACTCCTGCCAAAGCCCAGACcttctcctccacccacccctctgAGCACGCCCCACCTCAGGCCCAGACTTGCTCCACATTCCACTCCCCTGAGCACACCACCCCCCAGGCCcagaccccctccccagccctcacccctgagcacagccctgcccaggtCCATGGCCCTGAGCATACCTCAGCCCATACCCCAGCCCAGGCCCAAGACCAGGACACCTCACATGCCTCAGCCCAGTCCCTGGGCCAAACTTCTGTCTGCACCCTGACCCATGCTCATCTGACCTATATCCATGCCAACACTCTGGTCCCTCTCCCAACTTCTGCCCCTGCTACTACTCCTGCCCTAGCCCCTACACCAGCCCCTGTCCCGATCTCTGCCACAACCTCTGTCCCAGGGCTGGGCATGGCCCTGACAAACACTCAAGTCCCGTCCACCACCCCTACGCCCATCCTAGGTTCTATTCCCTCTACCTTGTCTGCCTTTAGCCAAGGCCTCTCCTCCGGCCATGTGGTCTACCATGACCGCAGGGTAAAGCAGAACTTATTCCATGTGTGTCTGCCTCAGAACTCTGGGTATTCCAGAAAGAACTTGCTGCTGGATGCCGCCTCAGTGTGGATGGGTTGGTACCCCCTCCAGGCCCCAAGAGGGGCATGGTCTGGTGAGCTCTGGTACAGCAGAGCAAACACTGAAGCAATGTAG